Proteins encoded by one window of Salmonirosea aquatica:
- a CDS encoding N-acetylglucosamine kinase, which translates to MILLADSGSTKTDWLLLGPEIIRFQSAGFNPFYQTQEVIAEILRREVLSHTESHRVEQIYFYGAGCADATTSLPVTNALTALFPTAGTIEVHSDLLAAARALCGRAAGIACILGTGANNGLYNGEKITHNIGSLGFWLGDEGSGGYLGKQLVIKYLHNELPSGLHEAFRASFPDVSRFIVLERAYRQPFPNRYFASFSPFLSQHLAEPFVRGLVGDAFRAFLATYVCKHPNASELPVHFTGSVAYHFREILAEVLIEKNLRLGTIQRSPMPGLLQFHQNASY; encoded by the coding sequence ATGATCCTTCTGGCCGACAGTGGCTCCACTAAAACCGACTGGCTGCTCCTCGGCCCTGAAATCATCCGCTTTCAATCGGCGGGCTTTAATCCCTTTTACCAGACACAGGAAGTGATTGCCGAAATACTGCGCAGGGAAGTACTTTCCCACACTGAATCCCACCGAGTGGAACAGATTTACTTTTACGGGGCAGGTTGCGCCGACGCGACCACCAGCCTACCCGTAACGAATGCCCTGACGGCGCTTTTCCCCACAGCCGGCACCATTGAGGTACATAGCGATCTGCTGGCTGCTGCCCGTGCACTATGTGGGCGCGCAGCGGGTATTGCCTGCATACTGGGAACGGGAGCCAACAACGGCCTATATAACGGCGAAAAAATCACTCATAACATCGGATCGCTGGGCTTTTGGCTGGGCGACGAGGGAAGCGGCGGGTACCTGGGCAAGCAGTTGGTGATAAAGTACCTGCACAATGAATTGCCCTCCGGTCTGCATGAGGCATTCAGAGCAAGTTTTCCGGATGTCTCACGCTTCATCGTCCTTGAACGGGCCTATCGGCAGCCCTTCCCCAACCGCTATTTTGCCTCGTTTTCACCTTTCTTGAGCCAACATCTGGCCGAACCCTTTGTTCGTGGTCTCGTGGGCGATGCATTCCGGGCCTTTCTGGCTACGTATGTCTGCAAGCATCCGAATGCATCGGAGTTGCCCGTTCACTTCACGGGTTCGGTGGCCTATCATTTTCGGGAAATCCTGGCGGAGGTACTTATTGAGAAAAACCTCCGCCTGGGTACCATACAAAGAAGCCCCATGCCGGGGCTTCTTCAATTTCATCAGAATGCGTCTTACTGA
- a CDS encoding cytochrome b5 domain-containing protein: MKEYTRAQLALRNGQDREEIWCAFEGNIYDVSASRLWREGKHYDHWAGQDLTHELPDAPHTARVFERFTIIGKLKN; this comes from the coding sequence ATGAAAGAATACACTCGTGCACAGCTGGCACTACGAAACGGCCAGGACCGGGAAGAAATCTGGTGTGCTTTTGAGGGAAATATCTATGATGTTTCGGCTTCGCGGCTGTGGCGCGAGGGCAAACACTATGATCATTGGGCCGGTCAGGATCTGACCCACGAACTGCCCGACGCCCCGCATACGGCGCGGGTTTTTGAACGGTTTACCATTATCGGAAAATTAAAGAATTAG
- the thiL gene encoding thiamine-phosphate kinase: MPEQRTEIASLGEFGLIGRLSEAFENTRPDSITGIGDDAAVIDLEAEYGLLSTDLLLEGVHFDLTFVPLKHLGYKSIAVNISDIAAMNGVPGQVTVSLAVSNRFSVEAVEELYAGIKAACADFRVDLVGGDLSSSRSGLLISVSVFGKVAKDKIVYRNTGRPNDLLCVTGDLGGAYLGLQILEREKQVFLANPGMQPQLEGHDYVIQRQLKPEARMDVIFELEEAGVVPTAMLDVSDGLASDLLHLCSQSSVGALVFEENLPIDEQTYLAATELNLSPITAALNGGEDYELLFTIRQDDYDKVKNNPKISVIGYLTDQAAGAKLATKGGNHIPITAQGWNHF, encoded by the coding sequence ATGCCCGAACAACGTACTGAGATAGCTTCCCTGGGAGAATTCGGCCTGATTGGCCGTTTGAGCGAAGCCTTTGAGAATACCCGGCCTGATTCCATTACGGGTATCGGCGACGATGCCGCCGTCATCGACCTGGAGGCAGAATATGGCTTGCTGAGTACGGACCTGCTACTGGAAGGCGTCCATTTTGATTTGACCTTCGTACCCCTCAAACACCTGGGTTATAAGTCGATTGCTGTAAATATATCGGATATAGCTGCCATGAATGGGGTACCCGGGCAGGTGACGGTAAGTCTGGCCGTGAGTAACCGCTTTTCGGTGGAAGCCGTGGAGGAACTCTACGCTGGTATCAAAGCGGCCTGTGCCGATTTTCGCGTGGACCTGGTAGGTGGAGACCTGTCGTCCTCGCGGTCGGGGCTGTTGATTTCCGTGAGTGTATTTGGAAAAGTAGCCAAAGACAAAATCGTATACCGCAACACGGGCCGGCCCAATGACCTGCTGTGCGTCACAGGCGACCTGGGTGGAGCGTACCTGGGGCTACAGATTCTGGAACGGGAAAAACAGGTTTTCCTGGCCAATCCGGGTATGCAGCCCCAACTGGAAGGTCATGATTACGTGATCCAGCGCCAGTTGAAACCTGAGGCGCGCATGGATGTCATCTTTGAGCTGGAAGAGGCCGGTGTGGTACCTACCGCCATGCTCGACGTTTCGGACGGACTGGCTTCTGATCTACTGCACCTGTGTTCACAGTCAAGTGTGGGCGCGCTGGTGTTCGAAGAAAACCTACCCATCGACGAGCAGACCTACCTGGCCGCTACAGAACTGAATCTGAGCCCTATTACGGCCGCCCTGAACGGTGGCGAGGATTACGAACTGCTGTTTACCATTCGCCAAGACGACTACGACAAGGTTAAAAACAATCCGAAAATCAGTGTAATAGGGTACCTGACCGATCAGGCTGCCGGCGCTAAGCTGGCCACCAAGGGGGGCAACCACATACCGATCACCGCCCAGGGCTGGAACCACTTTTAA
- a CDS encoding mannose-1-phosphate guanylyltransferase, protein MQNTYVIIMAGGVGTRFWPFSRTTYPKQFHDVLGTGRSLLQQTVDRFDGICPPENIFIVTSSEYRDLVKQQLPHLDDDQILLEPYRRNTAPCIAYACYKIAARDPEANIVVAPADHIILKEDVFRDTIRVALGATRMDDILVTLGIQPTRPDTGYGYIQYIPDKMTVKKVKTFTEKPHHELAVQFLESGDFVWNAGIFVWNVQALKKAVRKYMPEVAELFEEGTEHYFTAEEAAFIGKTYSHCGSVSIDNGIMEKADNVHVVLSSFGWSDLGTWKSLYEISEKDENQNVAEGTLLLHDTSDCIIKTPKDQLVVVNGLHGFIVAQYDGVLLICRKDDEQKVKELVAEAKEIDVRYS, encoded by the coding sequence ATGCAAAATACCTATGTAATTATCATGGCTGGCGGCGTTGGAACCCGCTTTTGGCCTTTTAGCCGTACTACCTACCCCAAGCAGTTTCATGATGTGCTGGGTACGGGGCGGTCTTTACTTCAGCAAACCGTTGACCGCTTCGACGGAATTTGCCCCCCTGAGAACATTTTCATCGTCACCAGCAGCGAATACCGGGATTTGGTCAAGCAGCAGCTCCCTCACCTGGACGACGATCAGATTTTGCTGGAGCCCTACCGGCGCAATACGGCCCCGTGCATTGCCTATGCCTGTTACAAAATCGCCGCGCGCGATCCCGAGGCCAATATTGTGGTAGCACCCGCCGATCATATCATCCTTAAGGAAGATGTATTCCGGGATACCATCCGGGTTGCCTTGGGCGCTACCCGGATGGACGACATCCTGGTCACACTGGGCATCCAGCCCACGCGGCCTGACACGGGCTATGGCTACATCCAGTACATCCCCGATAAGATGACGGTGAAGAAAGTGAAGACTTTCACCGAAAAACCCCACCACGAGCTGGCCGTCCAGTTTCTGGAAAGCGGAGATTTTGTGTGGAATGCCGGCATTTTTGTCTGGAATGTACAGGCCTTGAAAAAAGCCGTAAGAAAATACATGCCCGAGGTAGCCGAATTGTTTGAAGAAGGCACCGAGCACTACTTCACCGCCGAGGAAGCCGCCTTTATTGGTAAGACCTACTCACACTGCGGAAGTGTTTCGATTGATAACGGTATTATGGAAAAAGCCGACAACGTGCATGTTGTATTGAGTAGCTTCGGTTGGTCGGATCTGGGTACCTGGAAATCGCTGTATGAAATTTCCGAAAAAGATGAAAACCAGAATGTCGCGGAGGGTACCCTGCTGCTGCACGACACCAGCGACTGCATCATCAAAACCCCGAAAGACCAATTGGTGGTAGTGAATGGGTTGCACGGATTCATTGTGGCCCAATACGACGGGGTCCTGCTGATCTGCCGTAAGGATGACGAGCAAAAGGTAAAGGAACTGGTGGCCGAGGCCAAGGAAATCGACGTGCGGTATAGTTAA